AAATCGTATCAAACATATTCTCTCTCGCTCTTCTCTGTGCTCCACTGGAAAATCTCTGATCATTATcctacattttcaatctcttttcTGTTCTTAATATGTATCACTGTGGAAGATGTTTTATGATGAAAAGTCTGATCGGGGTACGAACATAATTGGTATGGAACGGCGGAATAAAGTTTGAATTGACATTTTGGACATTAACTAGAACATAATTGGAAACAACTCGTTGAGTTATAGCATCAGAACAGCGAGACTATTTGGAAACTAAGTTATATTTTTAACAATAGTCAAAGTTATTAACAGTGGTGCTGGACACAATCGTGTTCATATTGGAGAATATCTTGATTTTGACATCGGAAAAATACAATATACATCTTCATGCTGTTCTCACAATCTTCTCCCATGATGCGATTCAATTTTCTGTAACAGATTAATTGTCCTTCTTCATAAATACCGTATTCGTGTTTGCAGAAATAGGTGGGCAGAGGAGAATGCCCTTTGCGGTCATGATTATCGTTtgaatcatagaacactgcagcgcaGAAAACATGACATTcgtcccttctagtctctgcAGATAACATCATgcttctcgtcccactgacctgctccgtTCCATCACCATTCATACCGATCTCATCCAATGTAAGAATGTAAGAGTGTTTCCCCATTTGTGGCGTCAATAGCAAAGTGCTCCACGCGACGACGACTCTATGAGTGAAAATGTTCacccttatgttccccctaaaccttcctgTTTCACCCTAAAGCAGTTTCTCTGCTAATCTAATTGGAGAACGACTAcatgcatttattctgtctaaacATCTCATAAATTTGAAAACCTCTAtctcatctctcattcttctacactctaaggaataaagtcctaacctgtttaacttttaccattaactcaaatcctgaaacccAGCAACATCCATGTAAACCTTCTATGAACTCTTTCAATCCTATTCATATCCTTCCTCACGTTTCGCGAACAGAACTGCATATTAAACTCCAAACTTTACCCCACTTATCTTATATAACCTCACAATAACATTCcacctcctgtactcaatactttgatttatggaggccaagGTGCCAAAGAGATTTCTTCTCCACCCTTTCTACCTGTATCGCCACTTTCGGGAAACAATTGATCTAAATTTTCGGATTTtatgttcctccgcactcctttgtgcccgaccatttacaacATATCATCtaccttggttttcccttccaacaTGCAACACCTCACAACTGTCTGtaataagttccatctgccagttGGTCAAGATCACTCCGAATGAtttaaaagccttcctcactgtccacaacacatcaaatcttagtgtcatcagcaaacttgctggtccaatttaccacgttatcctGAAGATCATCGATAGAAACAGCAAACAAGAATAGCAGCAGCGCTGATCCATGAGGATCACCACTAAttgcaggcctccagtctgagaagccattATCTACCTTCCAATTTCGAATCCTGTTTACAATCTTTCAATGGATACCTTCTATCTGAACCTCCCGTGTGGTATCTTGTCAAACGACTTATTAGAATCAGTGAaatcaacatccacagcctttattTCGTCTACATTCTTGGTAACCGCCTCTAAGACCTCGATATGATTCATAAAACACAATCTACCAAGCATAACCCCTTGCTGACAATAATGCCTTGGCTGTCCCATCATACATATCCGATCTCTGAGAATAGCCTCCAATAATAAGCCTACtctgatatcaggctcaccatCCTGTAATTCCCtagtttccaagttgacatttagAGTATTTTGTAAACTATAGTGCAGCATGAATGACCCTCCAATCCACTGGCAACTCAACCAGGCCTCCTGCAATATCTGCATTCGTCTCTCAAGATTCGAGGGAATATCATGCCAGGCTCTGGGTATTTTTCTACCATTATTTTCTataagacagcaaacacctcctcctctttaatctctatttgTTCCCTGCCACTACGtcttgttccccttccttccttatatatCATGCGAAAAttatgagtaaatactgatgcaaaaatcaGAGTTAAGATCACCCCATCTTGTAAAGCTCGACCAATAGACAACCACCCTATTCTTTTAagggtcaattttgtcccttatcatCCTTTCACTCATAACATTCTTGTGAAATCCCTTCGAGTTTACCTTCACGTTATCTCCCAAAGATAccttatgtcttctttttgccgtcCTAATGTTCTTCTTAAATATTTCCTTACATTTTCTAtgctcttctagtacctcatttgctcattATTGCCTGTACCTGTTATAGGCCGTCTTAACCAGATCGCCATATCTCTCCAAATCTATGAGAAATAAAGTATGCAAATATATACTTTGGCGTTAACGGCAGGATCCCCATTGGAACAGGGATTGAACTAAATTTATAGCCGAAATAATTCCGATGACCATTCATACATCCCAGATCTCCATCAGTGGTTTTTAGCAGGGTACCATACCATCTCCTTCCTGAATCAATACCCGCCTCATTACAATCGATGTTAACGTCCCTGGCATAGTCATATGTCACACGAGAGAAGGGAAATCATGATTTCTACCAGTTGTCAGGAGTAGAAGTGCAGTCGGCAGAACCGAATGTGACATTAAATGCAATTGGGTAGATGCTATTTCTTAACATTATAAATCCAGGAAACATTGCTATTAGTTCGGGTGGAGTCATCAATTAAACaagcaaatttcccaacaaaggAACTACGGAACTAAGAGATGTGAAATAACTACTAATGTCTTTCCAGCAAAGTGTGGACGCTGTGGGTTATAATCACCAAATACCACCCACCCCCATTAGGTCGAATAATACctgaagctgtagaattcatacACTGTGAAAGTAAATGAGGGAGATGAATTAAATCGAAATAATGCTGcgtgtttcaatttttaattctTAATTAACAGGAATCTGTGGTATAAATTTAACAAAGAAGAATTGACACTGCTATAAACATAGTATGGCACCGATCTGTGAATGGTTGGTAGAGATAACAGGTTTGACATTGGCACGAACATAATTGGTAAACAGCCCGTTTTAAGACAGCACCTCATGAGCGAGAATAAGGGAGTCTTGGGCATTAACATTGGTGATTGACACATCCTATTAGACATATTAGATAAAACTATGATcctaatatataaaaatataatattccaCTATTTCATCCTATTTCATTTAATAGGTTTTTAGCACATCTCCATAAATATACATGCTTATAGATAAGATTTCAGTCAGTAATTATGGAGACTGCCGCCAACTACCAATGATGCACTATGCGAAATAAAGGCTGTAAAACGATACTTGACCCTCCCATCGGTAAACTTCGTTGCTAATCACGAACTTCCCCGTCTCCTCTTTCTTGCTGTCTCTTttctctttctcgctctctctcaatctctctctccctcagagaGTAAGAACCGCTCTAAGTCATTGCTGCTcccttgaaaacatttaatttgtCTCTTCACCCCTCTTAGAAGCATATATTGTATTCAGCTGCATCATAACACCTTTGTTGCCGAACTGTTTACTTGTATTATGCAAAGCTTTAATAATCATCcattatatttgtaaataaattgcgtGGGTTGCAGAGAGATTCGTAGGTTGAAAATCGGAGGAAGTCAATCGTTTTATTGATCGCTATGTCTATCAACTTTATTTTGTTGTGTATTCCTTTTTCCATATATCACTTGACGTGGCCAGTTTAAAATGATTTTTACCTTGAAAAATACTTGAATACACCGACATATTTCCTGCAGCAATGTGGATTCATGTTGCAATTTCTCAGTACCTGTACCAACATGTGTATTTATACATTGTCACAGGGGGCATTTATTAGGCAGCTGGACAATGAGGTAAAATATTTCTTGACATTAAATGGATATCTTTGACATTAAATGCACTTGCTATTACAACCAGTATTGAGAATTTACAATTAAATGGTCTAAAATCTCCGTGCGTTTTGCAGATATCATTAAATAATGCACCAACTTGTGTCAGCATCTGTGCATCTATTTCCATTGATGACAGAGCATTATTTGAGTGTGGAAAACAGTCCAACTATTCAACTCCGGAGATATACCTCTTTTGCTGGCAGAATTATATTCGAGTTTTGAAAATATTGCTGCAATCCGTCAAGAGATCCGAAAGGACTAGCCGTGATTATGATATTTGGGGATTCGCATTCTAAATCACTGCGTTATTGAAATCATCTACAAACATCCCAGTGATGAAGATGTGACTAAGATGTCTGTTAACGTTATGTCGGGCTGCGGGTCCCCATGTATACACCGTGTCCCTATAGAGTAGACACGGGGGCtatgcccacaccctcatgctttagtagggttcgggggcttccaggcctacatgccactattatccataagagcctttttaaccatttgttgtatctcatcatggataactggagcaagagaagctggcttgaTAGGAGCAGCAGATGGTGGAAAAGGCACagttgggccaggaggactcaacagctggggaagatgttcccctgccttcctcttataaagggcataaaggaccacagtaggtttcccatcaatatcacttttaggttcgcctaactttaacaaggttagaaaaaggtccttccttgtcggaccgttattagcagcagcccctctcttttcatcctgcttgtctgatttaacctgggttgtacgtgagtggattttacctcccaactgtaattctcgaagcccagataaggcgtgcaccgcctcagacacagggtgcccaattagcggactagttatggacagaaccagtccccatacagtgggttgggtggaacgaaccaatcgggCGCGAGACGTATTGACCTGCACGTTTTACAAACATTTCtacatctgattccacctgcattgaattcgcccatcgttattgaatgaagatctaccgtgACCAATTCCTGAAGAggttgcacaaaatcagtgaaccggtgtggactcgaaaggccaacatggcctgtttccgctccgtaaatggttatatggtcgtATGGTTACCAGGATGCACACGTTCTTTTGGATACTTAATTTGGAACGAATACGGCATTAAGGAAAATATTGTAGAAAAGGAAATTAGCTAGGGTAGCATTCCAGAAATTTACTTAGAAATATGCTTTAGGTTGACTTCAACTGCCTCAGTTTCAGAATTATTATTTGActgcacaattattttttttaaatattggacgTTAGATGTTTCACAACCTCctggttgggctaaagttgatTTGACTCCCGTTAACCATCTCGATAATTTTCCCATGATCGGGGGGTTCCGGGAAAATATTCGACACCCTTTTCTAAAATATGCCACTAACAACATGAAAAACATTTGCTCGTCGTCTCCCCTGACGATTGTCATTCACTGAACAATGTCTGATGGAGGAACAAATAGTTCACCGTGTTTGTTCAATGAGACGAGCCTGATGCGATGAACGGCAGGTTCATGCCAATGGTCTCGGTGGACTCTCCTTTTCTTCTATAAGAGCGTGTTGATACAATCCCCTTTAAACCTGCTCGTTTGAACCTTCTGTACATTGATCGTTATCTCGCATGGAAAATGGGATATGCTGCCATTTACTACATTGCGTCAATTTACTTCCCACTGctggcagtggtggggattcCTGGTACGTTATAGGAACTTGCTACTCTCCGTCTTGTCCATCTTTCTGATTGTTCTGCCGCACTGCAGAAGATAGTTTTGATAGCCCTTACCGAAGCTGAGGCTCGGGATAAATCATTTTCAGAACGCTCAAGCTTCGACCAACCCATATTTACTTTTTTGTTCTCTATTTAAACTTCTGCTGACGGTTCATTAATTCATGTCAGCAGCAAGGTCCGTGCCAAAACTGATCCAGTTCCAGCTTATTCTTTGCTCCGGTTGACAACGCAAGGCTTAGAAATATGATTCCAGTTATTCGAGTCTATGGACGAAACCTTGAAATATTACAGCTGTGATTTACAGCACAGCTCTTTCTTTACGTTTTCCAATTGATCGCCGACATGGCAAATGCTACAACTCCCTCACGTCCCCATAATTGTTTTGAATAAGTATGAGAATATCCCACTCGCATTCCCTTCCGTGTGCTCTTGCCAACTTGATATTTATATTTAAGATTCCATATGGTGAAGGCTCTATTTCTGAAGAAACAAAGGATTTCTGACCCCACATTCTACCCACTATCAATGCACCCAGCATTTTCAGACCCCAAGGGAGGAATAACTCTGAGGTGAGTATCTGCTCGCGGGTAAATCTGCGGACCTCAGAGTCCCGCTCTAAACAGCTGGAACATGTGATGAACCCTGTGCTTCGGCTCGCCGTTCTTGCCAACTCGATGGGACAAAGGAGCCCGAGGCAGCTGACTTTACACGCAATAAATGTTATCCAACCAGTCGCACAAAGAATGGGTTGAGACATAGTACATGATGGGGCAGGTGTACCAAGTAAAACAAGTCATGATGACATGTATTGAacaatctttttttctcttcctttcagcTAATTTAGTTGTGATTGTGATTCTCTCACGTGGAAAATGTGGACTGTCCAAATGCACAGCTCGTTACTTGGCTGGAATGGCAATGGCAGATTTAATAAGCGTTGTGACTGGCGTTCTGTTTGATCAAATAAATAATATCCATCATTATTCCCCTTATTTGTTTATAACTCCGATATGCGCTCTCAACATTGTGGTGAGGCTTTCAGTCATGGATTCTTCAGTTTGGCTGACGGTGGCTTTTACTTTCGATCGCTCTATCGCCATTTGTAGTCAAAAGCTGAGGGAACGTTATTGCACCGAGAGAACGGCGGCTGTGGTGACACTAATGGTGCCGTTAGTAACCTGTGCCAGGTATGTTCCCTGCTACTTTGCCGTGAAACCACTCTATGTTAATGACCGCATTCCATGGTACTGCATTGAAAACACTGAATTTGTCGTTACACCTCAATTCCGGGCATACCGTGTGTTCAACAGCATCATGACACCTTTGTTGCCTTTCTGTTTAATTATATTATTCAATACTTTAATAATCAGTCatattatatttgtaaataaattgcgtCGGAGTCTCCGAAAAAATAGTGAGCGGCAGAAAGATTCGGAGGTGGAAAATCGGAGGAAGTCAATGTTTTTATTGTTCGCTCTGTCCATCAACTTTATTTTGTTGTGGATTCCTTTTACCATATGTTTCATGAAATGGCCAACACAAAATTATTTTTACCTGGACAAATACTTGAATACTCCGTCATATGTACTGCAGCAATGTGGATTCATGTTGCAATTTCTCAGTA
Above is a genomic segment from Narcine bancroftii isolate sNarBan1 chromosome 2, sNarBan1.hap1, whole genome shotgun sequence containing:
- the LOC138753075 gene encoding growth hormone secretagogue receptor type 1-like, which encodes MTLGGSLLFLSTLKPISANTYTVISVGYVVGQSNLEPVQVNIQTISEFPMPTANLVVIVILSRGKCGLSKCTARYLAGMAMADLISVVTGVLFDQINNIHHYSPYLFITPICALNIVVRLSVMDSSVWLTVAFTFDRSIAICSQKLRERYCTERTAAVVTLMVPLVTCARYVPCYFAVKPLYVNDRIPWYCIENTEFVVTPQFRAYRVFNSIMTPLLPFCLIILFNTLIISHIIFVNKLRRSLRKNSERQKDSEVENRRKSMFLLFALSINFILLWIPFTICFMKWPTQNYFYLDKYLNTPSYVLQQCGFMLQFLSTCTNTCIYTLSQREFRKQLKNGVKYFFTLNGYLCR